A single region of the Leisingera thetidis genome encodes:
- a CDS encoding sarcosine oxidase subunit beta family protein, translating into MQYSITSLAKQALRGHQGWPEAFRHPEPQKQYDVVIIGGGGHGLATAYYLAKNHGITNVAVLEKGWIGSGNTGRNTTIVRSNYLLNSEIPLLEWSLKLWEGLSAELNYNVMFSQRGVLDIFHTDGQRDEAVRRGNAMIMNGVDAVMLNRQQVLEMMPLVDENNGRFPVLGGLLQPRAGNARHDAVVWGYARAADRLGVDIIQNCEVTGFERDADGRMTGVETSRGRIGAGKVAVAVAGHTSQVMQMAGIRLPVESHKLQAFVSEAVKPCVDTVATFGVGHLYISQSDKGGLVFGGMLDGYNSFAQRGNLPIVEDVAEAMMMFLPSLGRVRLLRHWAGVVDMTMDGSPYICKTPVEGLYLNGGWNYTGFKAIPGAAWCFAHTVANDAPHKFNAPFHLDRFAEGRPVDATGGGPFPNHH; encoded by the coding sequence ATGCAGTATTCGATCACATCCTTGGCAAAACAGGCCCTGCGCGGCCACCAGGGCTGGCCCGAGGCCTTCCGCCATCCGGAGCCCCAAAAGCAGTATGACGTGGTGATCATCGGAGGCGGCGGCCACGGTTTGGCAACCGCTTACTATTTGGCCAAGAACCACGGCATCACCAATGTCGCGGTACTGGAAAAGGGCTGGATCGGCAGCGGCAACACGGGCCGCAACACCACCATCGTGCGCTCCAACTACCTGTTGAACAGCGAAATCCCCCTGCTGGAGTGGTCGCTGAAACTGTGGGAGGGCCTCAGTGCGGAACTGAACTACAACGTGATGTTCTCGCAGCGCGGCGTGCTCGATATCTTCCACACCGACGGTCAGCGCGACGAGGCGGTGCGCCGCGGCAATGCGATGATCATGAATGGCGTCGACGCGGTGATGCTGAACCGCCAGCAGGTTCTGGAGATGATGCCGCTGGTGGATGAAAACAACGGCCGCTTCCCGGTGCTCGGCGGCCTCTTGCAGCCGCGCGCCGGCAACGCCCGTCACGACGCTGTGGTGTGGGGCTACGCCCGCGCCGCCGACCGGCTGGGCGTCGACATCATCCAGAACTGCGAGGTCACCGGCTTTGAGCGTGACGCCGATGGCCGCATGACCGGGGTGGAGACCAGCCGCGGCCGCATCGGCGCGGGCAAGGTCGCGGTCGCGGTGGCAGGCCACACCAGCCAGGTGATGCAGATGGCCGGGATCAGGCTGCCGGTCGAAAGCCACAAGCTGCAGGCATTCGTCTCCGAGGCGGTGAAACCCTGCGTCGACACCGTCGCCACTTTTGGCGTCGGCCATCTTTATATCAGCCAGTCCGACAAGGGCGGGCTGGTCTTTGGCGGCATGCTGGACGGCTACAACAGCTTTGCGCAGCGCGGCAACCTGCCGATTGTCGAGGACGTGGCCGAGGCGATGATGATGTTCCTGCCCTCGTTGGGCCGGGTGCGGCTGCTGCGCCACTGGGCCGGCGTGGTGGACATGACCATGGATGGCTCCCCCTATATCTGCAAGACGCCGGTCGAGGGTCTCTACCTGAACGGCGGCTGGAACTATACCGGGTTCAAGGCCATCCCTGGCGCCGCCTGGTGCTTTGCCCATACCGTCGCGAACGACGCGCCGCACAAGTTCAACGCGCCGTTCCACCTTGACCGTTTTGCCGAAGGCCGCCCGGTGGATGCCACCGGCGGCGGCCCCTTCCCCAACCATCACTGA
- a CDS encoding LysR substrate-binding domain-containing protein gives MKRRLPPFAAVKAFEAAARHCNFQLAAEELGISASAVSHQVKALEDFIALPLFIRRNNRLILREEGKAYYQRLSVALDEIETATDALARATGRSQLTLNLFPSLADVWLIPRLGDFHQKHSDIAVRLSTSELAGDSLNREADFALVYMPRDEVPEGAPVLFSDDIVPVAAPEYLAAHGPVNSPEDLLEHTLIASLSEDEEWKFWFEAQGLSGHRQARYLELDMCSTCLKAAKEGLGIAMGRRPYLDQDLAAGHLVAPLPGVISTGYCLALVTTPRGGGLPYAPRFRNWMIAASRESEQAWAKLC, from the coding sequence ATGAAAAGACGGCTTCCCCCCTTTGCCGCAGTCAAGGCCTTTGAGGCGGCTGCGCGCCATTGCAATTTCCAGCTGGCGGCGGAGGAGCTGGGCATTTCGGCCTCGGCCGTCAGTCATCAGGTCAAGGCGCTGGAGGATTTCATCGCCCTGCCGCTGTTCATCCGCCGCAACAACCGGCTGATCCTGCGCGAGGAGGGGAAGGCCTATTACCAGCGCTTAAGTGTTGCGCTCGACGAAATCGAAACAGCAACGGATGCGCTGGCGCGCGCCACCGGGCGGTCGCAGCTGACGCTGAACCTGTTCCCGTCACTGGCGGATGTGTGGCTGATTCCGCGGCTGGGGGATTTCCACCAGAAGCACTCCGACATAGCGGTGCGGCTGAGCACCTCCGAGCTGGCTGGCGACAGCCTGAACCGGGAGGCGGATTTTGCCCTGGTCTATATGCCCAGGGATGAGGTGCCAGAGGGCGCGCCGGTGCTGTTTTCCGATGACATCGTGCCGGTGGCGGCGCCGGAATATCTGGCCGCACACGGCCCGGTAAACAGTCCTGAGGATCTGCTGGAGCACACCCTGATTGCCAGCCTATCGGAAGACGAGGAATGGAAGTTCTGGTTTGAGGCGCAGGGACTCAGCGGCCACCGGCAGGCGCGCTATCTGGAACTGGACATGTGCTCCACCTGCCTGAAGGCGGCCAAGGAAGGGCTGGGGATCGCCATGGGGCGCAGGCCCTATCTGGATCAGGATCTGGCCGCCGGCCATCTGGTGGCGCCGCTGCCGGGGGTGATCTCCACCGGCTACTGCCTGGCGCTGGTCACCACACCGCGGGGCGGCGGCCTGCCTTACGCGCCGCGCTTTCGCAACTGGATGATTGCGGCGAGCCGGGAGTCGGAACAGGCTTGGGCCAAGCTCTGCTGA
- a CDS encoding sarcosine oxidase subunit alpha family protein: MTSQTHRLPGGAGRRLDRSKPISFTFDGKPCSGFEGDTLASALLANGVRLVARSFKYHRPRGIFTCDPHEPSALVQLRSGARQEPNIPATMVELYDGLEATSQNRWPSLQYDLLSVNQLLAPFFAAGFYYKTFKWPAKFWTRLYEPVIRRAAGMGRLSGEIDPDTYEKQHHHCDILVIGGGAAGLSAASAAAQSGARVTLVEEHARLGGFDSTGLEQDIAALEALENVRILPRTMVFGWYDGNTFGAVEQVSDHLAVPAAHQPRQRLWKIAAAQVILATGAHERSLVFGNNDRPGVMLASAAERYLRDYGVRPGDRAVIFTTNDSTAGLATALEAAGVTIAAVADARDGDEIETVHGRTSVKGVTLRQKDGSTRKLTCDVVCVSGGWNPAVQLLAQRGQKPRWSDSLQAFLPQQMAGADFLCTGSLAGLEDREACQIHGRIAGDAAARRFTAPDSADLTDYHALLEANEHSAANCAYFEASAGTSKKFIDLQHDVTAADIALATREGYRSVEHVKRYTTLGMATDQGKTSNIPGIAAMSKALGSPMGQVGTTGFRPPYRPVSLGALAGRSRGRHWRPILRTPLHGWVADQGGVFIESGLWHRSQYFPKPGETMGQAVNREVQAVRSAVGFCDVSTLGKIDLQGPDAAVFLDRVYSNGFAKLPVGKSRYGLMLREDGIVMDDGTVSRLAEDHYFVTTSSAEAEAVLSHLEYCHQVLWPELDVVFADAGEDWAGISLAGPRAREVLARIATGTDTSNEALPFLAARETAILDGVPARLFRISFSGELAYEIYVPAPYGRPLAEALEREGADFGITPYGVEALDVLRIEKGHVSSELNKFTTAGDLGLGMMMSGKKDFIGRALSTRPGLTDPDREVVVGLKPLDPARSFRQGAHITAKGAPLAPENDDGYITSAAWSPTLESHIAIALVRRGRERLGEVVEIIDPLHGEDPVPATIVSHHFYDPENARVRS; encoded by the coding sequence ATGACCAGCCAGACCCACCGGCTGCCCGGCGGCGCAGGCCGCCGCCTCGACCGCAGCAAGCCCATCAGCTTCACCTTCGACGGCAAGCCCTGCAGCGGCTTTGAAGGCGACACGCTCGCCTCTGCCCTCTTGGCCAATGGCGTCCGCCTGGTCGCGCGCAGCTTCAAGTACCACCGCCCGCGCGGCATCTTCACCTGCGACCCGCATGAACCCAGCGCCCTGGTGCAGCTGCGCAGCGGCGCCCGGCAGGAACCCAACATCCCTGCCACCATGGTCGAGCTTTACGACGGGCTGGAGGCGACCAGCCAGAACCGCTGGCCCTCGCTGCAATATGACCTCTTGTCGGTGAACCAGCTGCTCGCGCCGTTCTTTGCCGCCGGGTTCTACTACAAGACCTTCAAATGGCCCGCCAAATTCTGGACGCGTCTCTATGAGCCGGTGATCCGCCGCGCCGCAGGCATGGGGCGCCTGTCCGGTGAAATCGACCCCGACACCTACGAGAAGCAGCACCACCACTGCGATATCCTGGTGATCGGCGGCGGTGCCGCAGGCCTCAGCGCCGCAAGTGCCGCAGCCCAAAGCGGCGCCCGGGTGACCCTGGTGGAGGAACACGCCCGCCTTGGCGGCTTTGACAGCACCGGCCTGGAACAGGACATCGCCGCGCTGGAAGCGCTGGAGAACGTTCGCATCCTGCCGCGCACCATGGTGTTTGGCTGGTATGACGGCAACACCTTCGGCGCGGTCGAGCAGGTCTCCGACCACCTGGCTGTGCCCGCCGCCCACCAGCCGCGCCAGCGGCTGTGGAAGATCGCGGCGGCTCAGGTGATCCTCGCCACCGGCGCCCATGAACGTTCGCTGGTCTTTGGCAACAACGACCGCCCCGGCGTGATGCTGGCCTCCGCCGCCGAGCGCTACTTGCGCGATTACGGCGTGCGCCCCGGCGATCGCGCGGTGATCTTCACGACCAATGACAGCACCGCAGGACTCGCCACGGCGCTGGAAGCCGCCGGGGTCACGATCGCCGCGGTGGCCGATGCCCGCGACGGCGATGAGATCGAAACCGTGCATGGCCGCACCTCGGTCAAGGGTGTCACCCTGCGCCAGAAGGACGGCAGCACCCGCAAGCTGACCTGCGATGTCGTCTGCGTCTCCGGCGGCTGGAACCCGGCGGTGCAGCTGCTGGCGCAGCGCGGCCAGAAACCGCGCTGGAGCGACAGCCTGCAGGCCTTCCTGCCGCAACAGATGGCCGGCGCGGACTTCCTCTGCACCGGCAGCCTGGCCGGGCTGGAGGACCGCGAGGCCTGCCAGATCCATGGCCGCATCGCAGGCGACGCCGCCGCCCGGCGGTTCACCGCCCCGGACAGCGCCGATCTCACCGATTACCACGCCTTATTGGAAGCCAACGAACACAGCGCCGCCAACTGCGCCTATTTCGAGGCCAGCGCCGGCACCTCAAAGAAATTCATCGACCTGCAGCACGATGTGACCGCCGCCGACATCGCGCTGGCCACTCGCGAGGGCTATCGCTCGGTCGAGCACGTCAAGCGCTATACCACGCTGGGCATGGCCACCGATCAGGGCAAGACCTCCAACATCCCCGGCATCGCCGCGATGTCAAAGGCACTGGGCTCGCCGATGGGCCAGGTCGGCACCACCGGCTTCCGCCCGCCCTACCGCCCGGTCAGCCTGGGCGCGCTGGCGGGCCGCTCCCGCGGCAGGCACTGGCGCCCGATCCTGCGCACCCCGCTGCACGGCTGGGTCGCGGACCAGGGCGGCGTGTTCATCGAATCCGGCCTCTGGCACCGCAGCCAGTATTTTCCCAAACCGGGCGAGACCATGGGCCAGGCCGTCAACCGCGAGGTTCAGGCGGTGCGCAGCGCAGTGGGCTTCTGCGATGTCTCCACCCTGGGCAAGATCGACCTGCAGGGCCCCGATGCCGCGGTCTTCCTCGACCGGGTCTACAGCAACGGCTTTGCCAAGCTGCCAGTGGGCAAGTCCCGCTACGGGCTGATGCTGCGCGAAGACGGCATCGTGATGGACGACGGCACCGTCTCGCGGCTGGCTGAGGACCATTACTTCGTCACCACCTCCTCCGCCGAGGCGGAAGCCGTGCTCAGCCACCTGGAGTACTGCCACCAGGTGCTGTGGCCGGAGCTGGACGTGGTCTTCGCCGATGCTGGCGAAGACTGGGCGGGCATTTCCCTGGCCGGCCCCCGCGCCCGCGAGGTGCTGGCCCGGATCGCCACCGGCACCGACACCAGCAACGAAGCCCTGCCCTTTCTGGCGGCGCGCGAGACCGCCATTCTGGACGGCGTCCCAGCGCGGCTTTTCCGGATCTCCTTCTCTGGCGAGCTGGCCTATGAGATCTACGTCCCCGCCCCCTATGGCCGCCCCCTGGCCGAAGCGCTGGAACGCGAAGGCGCGGACTTCGGCATCACCCCCTACGGGGTCGAGGCGCTGGATGTGCTGCGCATCGAAAAGGGCCATGTCAGCTCGGAGCTGAACAAGTTCACCACCGCGGGGGACCTGGGGCTCGGCATGATGATGTCGGGGAAAAAGGACTTCATCGGCCGCGCCCTCAGCACCCGCCCCGGCCTGACAGATCCGGACCGTGAGGTGGTGGTGGGGCTGAAACCCCTGGACCCCGCGCGCAGCTTCCGCCAGGGCGCCCATATCACTGCCAAGGGCGCCCCCCTCGCCCCGGAAAATGACGACGGCTACATCACCTCGGCCGCCTGGAGCCCGACGCTGGAAAGCCATATCGCCATCGCTTTGGTCCGGCGCGGGCGGGAACGGCTGGGCGAGGTGGTCGAGATCATCGACCCCCTGCACGGCGAAGACCCCGTCCCGGCCACCATCGTGTCCCACCATTTCTATGATCCGGAGAATGCCCGTGTCCGCAGCTGA
- a CDS encoding FAD-dependent oxidoreductase — METTAKVVIIGGGVVGCSILYHLAKRGWKDVVLLERQELTAGSSWHAAGNLFTLTAPGNAAVLQKYTIDLYPELERESGQDCGLHYNGELLVAKDAEEIKTLAIAHAFGKRYGIESEFISPDRAKELAPTLNTEDLTAILHEKTAGYCDPASVTHAFAKAARNYGASIYRHTPVLETNQRHDGKWDVVTETGTITADYVVNAAGLWGREVAALAGITLPLMPVEHHYLVTEEIPGMAEMEHGHALLSYADANLYMRPEGNGLLIGAYESKCIHWAENGTPLDFGHELLPDDLSRMEEEFLQAVELIPSLADAGIKSVINGPMIFSPDLGPLIGPYPGKPGYFCANGVMTGFNQGGGIGKVLAEWIIDGEPSLDVSFWDVARYGDYAGSRYAKEMTKYWYENRSSRIYPYQTFPAARPMKTSLIYDRLKDAGAVFGETCGWEDAYWYATNEAERQESYSYERPAWFAAVARESRAVRETAGLFELTSYGKYRFSGAGAVAYLDRIMANSIPAPGKTALCPMLSHQGKVIGDFTVTRLSEDSCLVLGSGSMEKIHERWFLDTMPETGVTYENLTNRYAGLHVAGPNAKAIMAAVAPGISFDSADFPFLSGREMELGPCPGAFVVRVSYTGECGFEIYMPMEYQRTLFEEIMAAGEPHGLTLAGGHALMALRLEKGFAGWNMELTSDYYPHETALARFVRYGKGDFIGREAALAAREAGPRECFVQFAVDADEADAFGGEPVFLNGKLAGYTSSGGYGYCADTSLALGYLYPDAIDANAEYEIDIVGKRCKARLLTAPPVDPDGLRMRG, encoded by the coding sequence ATGGAAACAACAGCAAAAGTGGTCATTATCGGCGGCGGGGTCGTCGGCTGCAGCATTCTTTATCACCTGGCCAAACGGGGATGGAAGGATGTGGTGCTGCTGGAGCGGCAGGAGCTGACCGCGGGTTCCTCCTGGCATGCGGCCGGCAACCTGTTCACCCTGACCGCGCCGGGCAACGCCGCGGTGCTGCAGAAATACACCATCGACCTCTATCCCGAGCTGGAACGCGAAAGCGGGCAGGACTGCGGGCTGCACTACAATGGCGAACTGCTGGTCGCCAAGGACGCCGAAGAGATCAAGACACTGGCCATCGCCCATGCCTTCGGCAAGCGCTACGGCATCGAATCCGAATTCATTTCCCCGGACCGCGCCAAGGAGCTGGCGCCCACCCTCAACACCGAGGATCTGACCGCAATCCTGCACGAAAAAACCGCAGGCTATTGCGATCCGGCCAGCGTCACCCATGCCTTTGCCAAGGCCGCGCGCAACTACGGCGCCTCGATCTACCGCCACACCCCGGTGCTGGAAACCAACCAGCGCCACGACGGCAAATGGGACGTGGTGACGGAAACCGGCACCATCACTGCCGACTATGTGGTCAACGCCGCCGGTCTCTGGGGCCGTGAAGTGGCGGCGCTGGCGGGCATCACACTGCCGCTGATGCCGGTGGAGCACCACTATCTGGTCACCGAGGAAATCCCCGGCATGGCGGAAATGGAGCACGGCCACGCGCTCTTGTCCTATGCCGATGCCAACCTCTACATGCGCCCCGAGGGCAACGGCCTGCTGATCGGCGCCTATGAGAGCAAATGCATCCACTGGGCCGAAAACGGTACCCCGCTGGACTTCGGCCACGAACTGCTGCCCGACGATCTGAGCCGCATGGAGGAGGAATTCCTGCAGGCGGTCGAGCTGATCCCCAGCCTGGCCGATGCCGGCATCAAAAGCGTGATCAACGGCCCGATGATCTTCTCCCCCGACCTTGGCCCGCTGATCGGCCCCTACCCCGGAAAACCCGGCTACTTCTGCGCCAACGGCGTGATGACCGGCTTCAACCAGGGCGGCGGCATCGGCAAGGTGCTGGCGGAATGGATCATCGACGGCGAGCCCTCGCTGGACGTCAGCTTCTGGGACGTGGCCCGCTACGGCGATTATGCCGGCAGCCGCTATGCCAAGGAGATGACCAAATACTGGTACGAAAACCGCTCTAGCCGGATCTACCCCTACCAGACCTTCCCGGCGGCCCGTCCGATGAAGACCTCGCTGATCTACGACCGGCTGAAAGACGCAGGCGCGGTGTTCGGCGAGACCTGCGGCTGGGAAGATGCCTACTGGTATGCAACCAACGAGGCCGAGCGGCAGGAGAGCTATTCCTACGAGCGCCCCGCCTGGTTCGCCGCCGTCGCCCGCGAATCCCGCGCGGTGCGCGAGACCGCCGGCCTGTTCGAGCTGACGAGCTACGGCAAGTACCGCTTCAGCGGCGCCGGCGCTGTGGCCTATCTGGACCGCATCATGGCCAACAGCATCCCCGCCCCGGGCAAGACCGCGCTCTGCCCGATGCTGAGCCATCAGGGCAAGGTGATTGGCGATTTCACCGTCACCCGCCTGAGCGAGGACAGCTGCCTGGTGCTAGGGTCCGGTTCGATGGAAAAGATTCACGAGCGCTGGTTCCTGGACACAATGCCCGAAACCGGCGTGACGTATGAAAACCTAACCAACCGCTATGCAGGGCTGCATGTGGCCGGCCCCAACGCCAAGGCGATCATGGCAGCTGTGGCCCCCGGCATCAGCTTCGACAGCGCGGACTTCCCATTCCTGTCGGGCCGCGAGATGGAGCTGGGCCCCTGCCCCGGTGCCTTTGTGGTCCGGGTCTCCTACACCGGCGAATGCGGGTTTGAGATCTACATGCCGATGGAATACCAGCGCACGCTGTTCGAGGAGATCATGGCGGCGGGCGAGCCGCATGGCCTGACGCTGGCTGGCGGCCACGCGCTGATGGCGCTGCGGCTGGAAAAGGGCTTTGCCGGCTGGAACATGGAGCTCACCTCGGACTACTACCCCCATGAAACCGCGCTGGCGCGCTTTGTGCGCTACGGCAAGGGGGACTTCATCGGCCGCGAGGCCGCCTTGGCCGCCAGGGAAGCCGGGCCGCGGGAGTGCTTCGTGCAATTCGCCGTCGACGCGGATGAGGCCGACGCCTTTGGCGGCGAGCCAGTGTTCCTCAATGGCAAGCTGGCGGGCTACACAAGCTCCGGCGGCTACGGCTACTGCGCGGATACCAGCCTGGCGCTGGGGTATCTCTATCCGGATGCCATCGACGCAAACGCCGAATACGAGATCGACATCGTGGGCAAGCGCTGCAAGGCGCGGCTGCTGACCGCCCCGCCGGTCGATCCCGACGGCCTGCGCATGCGCGGCTGA
- a CDS encoding sarcosine oxidase subunit gamma: MSAAEALPLFCLEGLDLTGVPSVQPAGVEVRIVTGTTVLRIMPFRDQAAAAGAALAPFGFTVLPAPGRFAEAEENCLAWAAGNCWHLISPRPALEQELKQALAGLAAVSSAGGGFLRLQISGTAACALMGKGCVLDLDRFEPGHCAVTLMAHTKLHLHRCSDTEFDLLIPASHAASFWEWLTLSAAEFGLAVQATAAAAQDDGSPVPAALSA, from the coding sequence GTGTCCGCAGCTGAAGCCCTCCCTCTGTTCTGCCTCGAAGGCCTGGACCTGACCGGTGTCCCCTCCGTCCAGCCTGCCGGTGTGGAGGTGCGGATCGTGACCGGCACCACCGTGCTGCGGATCATGCCCTTTCGGGACCAGGCAGCGGCCGCCGGTGCCGCGCTGGCGCCTTTCGGCTTTACCGTCCTGCCCGCTCCCGGCCGCTTTGCCGAGGCCGAGGAGAACTGCCTGGCCTGGGCGGCGGGCAATTGCTGGCATCTGATCAGTCCCCGCCCGGCCTTGGAACAGGAACTGAAACAGGCGCTTGCCGGCCTCGCCGCGGTCAGCAGCGCCGGCGGCGGCTTCCTGCGCCTGCAGATCAGCGGCACCGCCGCCTGCGCGCTGATGGGCAAGGGCTGCGTTCTGGATCTGGACCGGTTTGAGCCGGGCCACTGCGCGGTGACCCTGATGGCCCACACAAAGCTCCACCTGCACCGCTGCTCGGACACGGAATTCGATCTGCTGATCCCCGCCAGCCATGCCGCCAGTTTCTGGGAGTGGCTCACCCTGTCCGCCGCCGAATTCGGACTGGCGGTCCAGGCAACGGCGGCTGCCGCACAGGACGACGGCAGCCCGGTACCGGCGGCCCTGTCCGCGTAA
- a CDS encoding sarcosine oxidase subunit delta: MRIPCPLCGDRPLEEFTYRGDATVTRPAAAAPMEAWVDYVYLRDNPKGPHREHWRHAQGCGSWLVVDRNTVTHEITQAAQARPAGEVQR, translated from the coding sequence ATGCGCATCCCCTGCCCGCTGTGCGGCGACCGCCCGCTGGAAGAATTCACCTACCGCGGCGACGCCACCGTCACCCGCCCCGCCGCAGCCGCCCCGATGGAGGCCTGGGTCGATTACGTCTACCTGCGCGACAACCCCAAGGGACCCCACCGCGAGCACTGGCGCCACGCCCAAGGCTGCGGCAGCTGGCTGGTTGTGGACCGCAACACCGTCACCCATGAGATCACCCAGGCCGCCCAGGCCCGCCCCGCCGGAGAGGTGCAGCGATGA
- a CDS encoding trimethylamine methyltransferase family protein has product MTRTSARRRARGGARPDRSSGGVTQAPWTQVRYRSAPANILSADQVEAIHEASLTILEEIGVKVLEPEARRYLQEAGAKVDHGAEMVWLDRGLVEEKLKLPPSSFMLHARNPARNVRLGDDCAIFASVGGPAFVSDLDKGRRQGTYAEMCDFIRLVQSLNILHQEGGGPFEALDLPQESRHLDLHFAQITLTDKNWQPWGLGADRARDGLEMAAISLGCTREDLIGKPVFTTVINTNSPLQIDGPMGEGLIEMAKHGQPVIITPFTLAGAMSPVTIAGALTQQNAEALSGIVLAQCVRPGTPVIYGGFTSNVDMKTGSPAFGTPEYTLAAQATGQLARRYGIPFRSSNVTASNAVDAQAAYESQMSLWGAMSGHVHLLNQGAGWLGGGLVASFEKLIIDAEMLQMMAAAQQPFEVSDAAIGLDAIREVGPCGHFFGTQHTLDRYENAFYSPLVSDWDNYENWTDRGSKDTAQRANDVWKQLLAQYEQPPIDAAIEDQLKDYMARRKQEIHGGAA; this is encoded by the coding sequence ATGACCCGAACCTCCGCACGCAGACGCGCCCGTGGCGGCGCCCGGCCGGACCGCAGCAGCGGCGGCGTAACCCAGGCGCCCTGGACCCAGGTCCGCTACCGCAGCGCTCCCGCAAACATTCTGAGCGCCGATCAGGTGGAGGCGATCCATGAGGCTTCGCTGACCATTCTGGAGGAAATCGGCGTCAAGGTGCTGGAGCCGGAGGCGCGGCGCTATCTGCAGGAGGCCGGCGCCAAGGTGGACCACGGCGCCGAGATGGTCTGGCTTGACCGCGGGCTGGTGGAGGAGAAGCTGAAGCTGCCGCCGTCCTCGTTCATGCTGCATGCCCGCAACCCGGCGCGCAATGTGCGGCTGGGCGATGACTGCGCGATCTTTGCCTCGGTCGGCGGCCCGGCGTTTGTCTCCGACCTCGACAAGGGGCGGCGCCAGGGCACCTATGCGGAGATGTGCGATTTCATCAGGCTGGTGCAGAGCCTGAACATCCTGCATCAGGAGGGCGGCGGCCCGTTCGAGGCGCTGGACCTACCGCAGGAAAGCCGCCATCTGGACCTGCATTTTGCGCAGATCACCCTCACCGACAAGAACTGGCAGCCTTGGGGGCTGGGCGCCGACCGCGCCCGCGACGGGCTGGAAATGGCGGCGATCTCCTTGGGATGCACCCGCGAGGATCTGATCGGCAAGCCGGTGTTCACCACGGTGATCAACACCAACTCGCCATTGCAGATCGACGGGCCGATGGGCGAGGGGCTGATCGAGATGGCCAAGCACGGCCAGCCGGTGATCATCACGCCCTTCACGCTGGCGGGGGCGATGTCGCCGGTGACCATTGCCGGCGCGCTGACCCAGCAGAACGCCGAGGCGCTGTCCGGCATCGTGCTGGCGCAATGCGTGCGGCCCGGCACCCCGGTGATCTATGGCGGCTTTACCTCCAATGTGGACATGAAAACCGGCTCGCCGGCCTTTGGCACCCCGGAATACACACTGGCGGCGCAGGCCACCGGGCAGCTGGCGCGCCGCTATGGCATTCCGTTCCGCTCCAGCAATGTGACCGCCTCCAACGCGGTGGATGCGCAGGCGGCCTATGAGAGCCAGATGTCGCTGTGGGGCGCCATGAGCGGCCATGTGCATCTGCTGAACCAAGGGGCCGGCTGGCTGGGCGGCGGACTGGTGGCCTCTTTCGAGAAGCTGATCATCGATGCCGAGATGCTGCAGATGATGGCGGCGGCGCAGCAGCCGTTTGAGGTGTCGGATGCGGCCATCGGGCTGGACGCGATCCGGGAGGTGGGGCCGTGCGGCCATTTCTTTGGCACCCAGCACACGCTGGATCGTTACGAGAACGCCTTTTACTCGCCGCTGGTGTCGGACTGGGACAACTACGAGAACTGGACCGACCGCGGCAGCAAGGACACAGCACAGCGGGCCAATGATGTCTGGAAGCAGCTGTTGGCCCAATACGAGCAGCCGCCGATCGACGCGGCCATCGAAGATCAGCTGAAGGATTACATGGCCCGCCGCAAGCAGGAGATCCACGGCGGCGCGGCCTGA